The DNA window CGGCGAGTCCACCCCCGTCTTGCCACTGCCGCTCGTGCCACTGCCGGCTTTGTCCATCACGACCTTGCCGGTCTCATCGGAATCGCCTGTCGTGTCGACGACCTCGGTGGTCTCGCCATCACCGGCAGCAGCAACCGCCGGGGAGCTCTTCTTCTTCAACCGATCCGGCCGCACACCGGGTTTGGGGGCGTTGGCCTTCAGCTTCTCCTGCTTGGCGAGCTTGGCCTCTTCCTCTTCCTTGGCGATGCGCCCGAAGACGAGATGCTGCTGTCCGTAGGTCCAGATGTTGTTACTCATCCAGTACAGGAGGATGGCGACGGGGAAGAACGGTCCGGTCACCAGGATGCCGAGCGGGAAGATGTACAGCGCCAGCATGTTCATCATGCGGGTCTGCGGATTCTCCAGTGCCGCCTCGGGCTGCCGTGCCACCGAGGCCCGTGAGTTCATGTGCGTCGCGATGGAGGCGATGATCATCATCGGGACGACGACAATCGCGATCTGGACACGGGTGAAGTCGATTGGCTCGCCCGGGTTCACGAAGGCCTGCCACTCGGTCACCGGCTGCGTGATGAACGACGACAGCGGCACACCGAAGAGTCGGGCGTCGAGGAAGTTCTGCACCTGGTCGACACTGAAGAAGTAGTTCGGTGTGTTGCGCGTCTCGGTGGGGGACATGCCCAGCTGTCCCATACCGGTGGCCGTCCGGTTGAACGACCGGAGCACGTGGAACAAGCCGATGAAGACGGGGATCTGCAGCAGCATCGGCAGGCAGCCGAGGAGTGGGTTGAACCCGTGCTCCTTCTGCAGCTTCTGCATCTCCTCGGTCATCTTGACCCGATCCTTGGCGTACTTCTTGCGGATCGCCTGGAGTTCGGGGTTGATCTCCTGCATCTTCTTCGTGGTGCGGATCTGCTTCACGAAGGGCTTGTAGAGGATCGCGCGCAGCGTGAAGACCAGGAAGACCACCGAGAGCGCCCAGGCGACACCGTCACCGCCGGGTG is part of the Gordonia bronchialis DSM 43247 genome and encodes:
- the yidC gene encoding membrane protein insertase YidC, giving the protein MLNFIYYPVSGIMWVWHWLFDHILPNSPGGDGVAWALSVVFLVFTLRAILYKPFVKQIRTTKKMQEINPELQAIRKKYAKDRVKMTEEMQKLQKEHGFNPLLGCLPMLLQIPVFIGLFHVLRSFNRTATGMGQLGMSPTETRNTPNYFFSVDQVQNFLDARLFGVPLSSFITQPVTEWQAFVNPGEPIDFTRVQIAIVVVPMMIIASIATHMNSRASVARQPEAALENPQTRMMNMLALYIFPLGILVTGPFFPVAILLYWMSNNIWTYGQQHLVFGRIAKEEEEAKLAKQEKLKANAPKPGVRPDRLKKKSSPAVAAAGDGETTEVVDTTGDSDETGKVVMDKAGSGTSGSGKTGVDSPSEPEIGSTPKPGQKPTRPKAGSGPGSKKQNTGNRGGKNAGKRSGNRRGGRR